A DNA window from Boseongicola sp. contains the following coding sequences:
- a CDS encoding LysR family transcriptional regulator, producing MPPTIDLDLIKTFLTVVDRKGFKPAAEQLHRTPAAISQKIKRLEDLLGKKVLERSNQGISLTAAGQILKIKGEKMLSLNYELLGDLRENELAGGLKFGAPADYAPTLLQTLLPIFAREFPKVSPSITLEPSRAVRRKVQMGQLDMAIVAREPDTNEGIDLWSEEIAWFGSPLADKDSLRAGVLLTDCVLRDHALGSLRDGAKAHQIVLEAATVAALKDAVVSGFCQSLLPVSMMRNSRERELRLSNSLSMLTFCLISGSRFDEETSSKVASKFRDALQ from the coding sequence ATGCCGCCAACAATCGATCTTGATCTAATCAAAACTTTTCTAACCGTTGTGGACAGAAAGGGATTCAAGCCTGCGGCAGAACAACTTCACAGAACGCCCGCTGCAATCAGTCAGAAGATCAAAAGGCTGGAAGACCTGCTTGGTAAGAAAGTTCTCGAGCGGAGCAATCAGGGAATTTCCCTGACGGCGGCGGGTCAGATCCTGAAAATCAAAGGCGAGAAGATGCTGTCGCTTAACTATGAGCTTTTGGGTGATCTTCGCGAGAATGAGCTGGCTGGCGGGCTAAAATTTGGAGCGCCGGCGGATTATGCGCCCACATTGTTGCAGACGTTATTGCCAATCTTTGCGCGTGAGTTTCCCAAAGTTTCGCCAAGCATCACCCTTGAACCTAGCCGAGCCGTGCGTCGAAAAGTTCAGATGGGACAACTGGACATGGCGATTGTAGCCCGTGAGCCGGATACGAACGAAGGTATCGACCTGTGGTCCGAGGAAATCGCTTGGTTTGGATCGCCATTGGCCGATAAGGATAGCCTTCGTGCGGGGGTCCTTTTGACAGATTGCGTGTTGCGGGATCACGCGCTTGGAAGTCTTCGCGACGGTGCAAAGGCACACCAAATAGTACTAGAGGCTGCGACGGTAGCTGCATTGAAGGATGCTGTTGTCTCTGGATTTTGCCAGTCGTTGTTGCCGGTTTCGATGATGCGCAATTCCCGAGAGAGGGAATTGAGACTTTCGAACAGCCTTTCGATGCTTACGTTTTGCCTTATTTCCGGTTCGCGTTTTGACGAAGAAACGTCGTCCAAAGTTGCTTCGAAATTCCGCGACGCCCTGCAATAA
- a CDS encoding HAMP domain-containing protein, whose translation MTDSADGSDEAGTATSRNYQRGSFGRSVQTKFLLYVVPLVLASTFIVFGLFELNARRSAEAQLQEKLEKLVEIQSAVVAESLWNVADGQIKLILTALLTDSDVLGAAVYDERDRLVAEAGETSTFGETRFVALEDILYDAGDQEVKIGALRIALNETRLGALARERLSLVVLLASILLAAVIAATLTANRRIIGRPLGLMMDTINQQRSDAPRKPVNWTSDDEIGRVVSAFNEMQERQNAYEHQLRSSNDELEQRVEERTAELVLAEVTATEARGLLTDAIASISEGFALYDKSDKLVVANQRYREIMWDDGETELPSGTPFEDVLKHAAGTERFPNATANREEWIERQIGRHRSAGTPFRWNSLHPGTVWQSMAAGQQSSNRSGRNSCRPVEYNRDQTHLR comes from the coding sequence ATGACAGATTCTGCGGACGGATCAGATGAGGCCGGGACGGCGACGTCCAGGAACTACCAACGAGGAAGTTTCGGCCGATCAGTTCAAACCAAGTTTCTGCTGTACGTTGTGCCGCTGGTATTGGCGTCGACATTTATAGTCTTTGGACTTTTCGAATTGAACGCCCGACGCTCGGCCGAGGCGCAACTGCAGGAAAAACTCGAAAAATTAGTCGAAATTCAAAGTGCAGTTGTTGCCGAGTCTCTTTGGAATGTGGCGGATGGTCAAATCAAGCTGATTTTGACTGCGCTGCTTACTGACTCTGATGTTTTGGGTGCGGCTGTTTATGACGAGCGCGACAGACTGGTTGCTGAAGCGGGCGAAACATCGACATTTGGCGAAACGCGTTTTGTTGCGCTGGAAGATATTCTCTATGACGCGGGCGATCAGGAAGTAAAAATTGGGGCCCTGCGCATCGCGCTGAATGAGACAAGGCTTGGCGCTCTTGCACGAGAACGACTTAGCTTGGTGGTTCTGCTTGCCAGTATTTTGTTGGCCGCGGTAATCGCAGCGACATTGACCGCCAACAGACGCATTATCGGGCGTCCCTTGGGACTGATGATGGACACCATCAATCAGCAGCGCTCGGATGCACCGCGCAAGCCGGTGAACTGGACCAGCGATGACGAAATCGGGCGTGTGGTATCGGCATTCAATGAAATGCAGGAACGTCAGAATGCCTATGAACATCAACTTCGCTCATCCAATGACGAACTTGAGCAACGCGTAGAAGAGAGAACCGCAGAGCTGGTCCTGGCCGAGGTGACAGCGACTGAAGCGCGTGGCCTTTTGACCGATGCGATCGCCAGTATATCGGAAGGTTTTGCGCTTTATGACAAAAGCGACAAACTTGTTGTAGCCAACCAACGCTACCGTGAAATCATGTGGGACGACGGCGAGACTGAACTGCCCAGTGGAACGCCGTTTGAGGACGTTCTCAAACACGCAGCCGGGACCGAAAGGTTTCCAAACGCGACCGCAAACCGCGAAGAATGGATTGAGCGCCAGATCGGACGCCACCGGTCCGCTGGAACTCCCTTCCGCTGGAACTCCCTACATCCAGGAACTGTCTGGCAATCAATGGCAGCAGGTCAGCAATCGTCGAACCGATCAGGGCGGAACAGTTGCCGTCCTGTCGAATATAACCGAGATCAAACGCATCTCAGATGA
- a CDS encoding M24 family metallopeptidase, producing the protein MLELPQTIDEKRVRAYRLNRTRELLTQFKMDAAVLFDPLNLRYATGCRNMQVWTSHHLSRYVFVPVDGPVVLFDYGGALHLSDHLETIAEARPAKSWDYFGSGDRSEEHANKWADEIVDLLHTHCGKGATLGIDRADLLPMMALQHRGIKMKDAKGPMEMARSIKSMDEVAIIKNSMAVCTDAIAYMRQFAEPGVTENYLLAKMNEYNMRHGGEYQETRLLSSGHHTNPWFTETTDKKIENGEMLVFDSDLIGPDGVFADQTRAFVIGDKKPTDEQRVLYAHAFEQMEHNMALLRPGMTFEEFGELSWKMHDIYVPNRYAEMIHGIGFGVEFPVIYYPEDHETWQYSGTFMEGMTVCVESYIGPVGGDEGVKLEQPVLITKDGPVPLTDCPFEDDYL; encoded by the coding sequence ATGCTGGAACTGCCACAGACCATCGACGAAAAGCGTGTCCGCGCCTATCGCCTTAATCGCACCCGCGAACTGCTAACCCAATTTAAGATGGACGCGGCGGTGCTATTTGATCCGCTGAATCTGCGCTATGCCACCGGCTGCCGCAACATGCAGGTTTGGACGTCGCACCATCTTTCGCGGTATGTCTTTGTTCCGGTCGACGGCCCGGTGGTGTTGTTTGACTATGGCGGTGCGTTGCATCTCTCTGATCATCTGGAAACCATTGCCGAAGCCCGCCCAGCGAAGAGCTGGGATTACTTTGGGTCGGGCGATCGTTCAGAAGAACATGCTAACAAATGGGCCGACGAAATCGTTGACTTGTTGCACACCCATTGCGGTAAGGGCGCTACTCTTGGCATTGACCGGGCAGACCTGCTTCCGATGATGGCGTTGCAACATCGCGGTATCAAAATGAAAGACGCCAAAGGCCCGATGGAGATGGCGCGATCAATCAAGTCGATGGACGAGGTTGCAATAATCAAGAACTCCATGGCTGTTTGCACCGATGCCATTGCCTACATGCGCCAGTTTGCCGAACCGGGTGTGACCGAGAATTACCTCCTGGCGAAGATGAACGAATACAACATGCGCCACGGTGGCGAGTATCAGGAAACGCGGCTTCTTTCGTCTGGCCATCATACTAACCCGTGGTTCACCGAAACTACTGACAAAAAGATCGAAAACGGTGAGATGTTGGTGTTTGACAGCGATCTGATCGGCCCTGACGGCGTTTTTGCCGACCAGACGCGCGCCTTTGTCATCGGTGACAAGAAGCCAACGGACGAGCAACGCGTGCTGTATGCCCACGCCTTTGAGCAGATGGAGCACAATATGGCGCTCCTACGTCCAGGCATGACCTTCGAAGAGTTCGGCGAGCTTAGCTGGAAGATGCACGATATCTACGTGCCCAACCGCTACGCCGAAATGATCCACGGCATCGGTTTCGGTGTTGAATTTCCAGTTATCTACTATCCCGAAGATCACGAGACATGGCAGTACTCCGGCACTTTTATGGAAGGTATGACCGTCTGCGTCGAAAGCTATATTGGCCCGGTTGGTGGCGACGAAGGCGTGAAGCTGGAACAACCCGTTCTCATCACCAAAGATGGCCCTGTCCCCTTGACCGACTGCCCATTCGAGGACGATTACCTGTGA
- a CDS encoding transporter substrate-binding domain-containing protein — protein MKKAVLQGLACALGVMVSIPANAENLTVATLEWPPYTSEILPKGGATTEVVRQAFAAVDADIDVAILPWKRAISTARDDEEVVAYFPGYHCRHVEGFVASDPIGNGPLGFAQNTSAPVVWNSIDDIGEQKLKVGTVLGYSNTDEFDEKAGTGWIRAITAPDDLTNLRKLARQRIDVAVIDKLVLSYLLATEPTLKDVAEEFEFNERPLEDKTLYVCFSVSENGEALRDKFNSGLASIDANAVVESYFENEF, from the coding sequence GTGAAAAAAGCAGTATTGCAAGGGCTGGCATGTGCCCTTGGCGTTATGGTCAGCATACCCGCAAACGCCGAAAATCTGACGGTCGCAACTCTCGAATGGCCGCCCTATACATCGGAAATACTGCCGAAGGGAGGCGCCACAACCGAAGTTGTCCGGCAGGCTTTTGCGGCGGTCGACGCAGATATTGACGTTGCCATCCTTCCCTGGAAGCGCGCGATATCGACTGCGCGGGATGACGAGGAAGTTGTTGCCTATTTCCCGGGTTATCACTGCCGGCATGTTGAGGGGTTTGTCGCATCAGATCCAATTGGAAACGGGCCGCTTGGATTTGCTCAGAATACCAGTGCGCCGGTCGTCTGGAATAGCATCGACGACATTGGCGAGCAGAAACTAAAGGTCGGAACGGTTCTTGGTTACTCCAACACAGATGAGTTTGACGAGAAAGCCGGGACTGGGTGGATCCGAGCGATTACCGCTCCGGACGATTTGACCAACCTTCGCAAACTGGCCCGTCAGCGGATTGATGTTGCCGTAATTGATAAACTCGTTCTCTCTTACCTGCTGGCAACCGAGCCGACTTTAAAAGACGTTGCCGAGGAATTCGAGTTCAACGAGCGCCCCCTTGAAGACAAAACTTTGTATGTTTGTTTTAGCGTCAGCGAAAATGGTGAAGCTCTCCGCGACAAATTCAACTCGGGGCTTGCAAGTATTGACGCAAACGCCGTTGTCGAAAGTTACTTCGAAAACGAATTCTAA
- a CDS encoding MmgE/PrpD family protein, with protein sequence MFDQTATTNDFIHRLTPADVPDDVMHMARRCLLDTLGVWISGLSSKPSKIARNHVARRYPGEIPMPLDGRKVNPVGLAFAGAVTIDAIDGHDGHQLCKGHASVALVPALFAELGNAADGPLEALLTHLIVGEEIAIRAGLSLHSSVPDYHFSGAWNSLGCAAIAARLRGFSAYQTRQAIGIAEYFGPRAQMMRCIEFPTMVKDSSSWGAMTGISAADLAEDGFTGAPAITCESADVESFWTDLGQSWRILETNFKAYPVCRWAHPAIEGIGALMSGSDVPVDQIEEIIITTFREATKLDTRRPTDGDSAQYSLPLTVALAALHGTVLPEHVLPEVFDKPEVWQLVDKVRFAESEEYNAVFPGERFADVSVVLSDGQKKRSRRFAARGNHDAPLSDNELMDKFCHFTDRIVSKSAQEKFVKILSDPANAPSAAEVVALMRT encoded by the coding sequence ATGTTCGATCAGACAGCAACCACGAATGACTTCATTCATCGTTTGACGCCCGCAGACGTACCTGATGATGTTATGCATATGGCCCGCCGCTGTCTGCTTGATACATTAGGCGTCTGGATTTCTGGTCTCTCTTCGAAACCCAGCAAGATCGCCAGAAACCACGTGGCGCGCAGATACCCTGGCGAAATTCCTATGCCGCTGGACGGGCGCAAGGTGAATCCCGTTGGCTTGGCCTTTGCTGGGGCCGTCACCATTGATGCAATTGATGGACACGATGGACACCAACTTTGCAAAGGTCACGCGTCGGTCGCGCTCGTGCCGGCCTTGTTCGCCGAACTTGGCAATGCCGCTGACGGCCCGCTCGAGGCTTTGCTGACTCATTTGATTGTCGGCGAGGAAATCGCAATCCGCGCGGGCCTTTCTTTGCATTCCAGTGTGCCCGACTATCATTTCTCAGGGGCATGGAACTCTTTAGGATGTGCGGCAATCGCGGCGCGACTTCGTGGATTCTCCGCATATCAGACCAGACAAGCTATTGGTATTGCAGAGTATTTCGGACCGCGCGCACAAATGATGCGCTGTATCGAATTTCCGACCATGGTCAAGGACAGCAGCAGTTGGGGGGCCATGACGGGCATTTCCGCAGCTGACTTGGCCGAGGACGGATTTACTGGTGCGCCTGCAATTACATGCGAATCCGCAGACGTTGAGTCCTTTTGGACGGATCTCGGCCAATCCTGGCGCATTCTTGAAACCAACTTCAAAGCCTACCCGGTCTGTCGTTGGGCGCATCCAGCTATTGAAGGCATTGGTGCGTTGATGTCCGGCAGCGATGTCCCGGTCGACCAGATCGAAGAAATCATTATCACGACGTTCCGTGAGGCCACAAAACTGGATACCCGCCGTCCAACAGATGGCGACTCGGCTCAATATAGTTTGCCATTGACCGTTGCTTTGGCGGCATTGCATGGAACTGTCCTGCCCGAGCATGTCTTGCCAGAAGTTTTTGACAAGCCTGAAGTCTGGCAACTCGTCGACAAAGTGCGATTTGCCGAATCCGAAGAATACAACGCTGTATTCCCGGGTGAACGCTTCGCCGATGTTTCAGTGGTCCTCAGCGATGGCCAAAAGAAAAGGTCGCGCCGGTTTGCAGCTCGTGGAAACCACGATGCTCCGCTCTCAGACAACGAATTGATGGATAAGTTCTGTCACTTCACTGACCGGATCGTATCGAAGAGTGCGCAGGAAAAATTTGTTAAGATATTGTCAGACCCTGCCAATGCCCCATCGGCCGCGGAAGTCGTTGCACTGATGCGAACGTGA
- a CDS encoding IS3 family transposase (programmed frameshift), protein MRQTTGTRRSPGEKIVKEIKRATRKQYSSEEKIRIVLDGLRGEDSIAELCRREGISQGIYYKWSKDFMEAGKRRLAGDTARAATTDEVKDLRREARDLKEVVAEQTLELRLLKKHDRRWGRPRMRYAASEKLEIIRLVEGSHLSARRTLAKLGIPRTTFYRWYDRYRQRGDAGLVDQAPKPRHVWNRIPDEVRRKVVKLALQETELSPRELAVTFTDRERYFVSESSVYRALKAHDLITSPAFIVLKAANEFKDKTTAINQLWQTDFTYLKVLGWGWFYLSTILDDYSRYIISWKLCTNMRAEDVTDTLDLALQASGCDQVHVIHKPRLLSDNGSSYVSGDLAEWLQDKGMKHSRGAPYHPQTQGKIERWHQTLKNRILLENYFLPGDLETQIEAFVDHYNHKRYHESLNNVTPADVYFGRDKAILRQRERIKRKTLEARRLHHRQRAA, encoded by the exons ATGAGACAGACAACTGGAACTCGCAGGAGCCCCGGCGAGAAGATCGTCAAAGAGATCAAGCGCGCGACGCGCAAACAGTATTCGTCAGAAGAGAAGATCCGGATCGTGCTGGATGGCTTGCGTGGCGAAGACAGCATTGCTGAGTTGTGCCGTCGTGAGGGAATATCTCAAGGTATCTACTACAAATGGTCCAAGGACTTCATGGAAGCTGGCAAACGGCGGCTTGCTGGAGATACGGCGCGTGCGGCTACGACCGACGAAGTCAAGGACCTGCGCCGCGAAGCCCGAGACCTGAAGGAGGTCGTTGCCGAGCAAACACTGGAACTGCGTCTTCTC AAAAAGCATGACCGGCGGTGGGGGCGACCAAGAATGAGGTATGCTGCATCTGAGAAGTTGGAGATCATCCGGCTTGTTGAGGGGTCGCATTTGTCTGCTCGTCGAACATTGGCAAAGCTGGGCATCCCCCGCACCACATTTTACCGTTGGTATGATCGGTATCGGCAGCGCGGCGACGCTGGCCTTGTGGATCAAGCGCCTAAGCCCAGACATGTCTGGAACCGCATCCCCGACGAAGTCCGGCGCAAGGTCGTCAAGCTGGCGCTGCAGGAGACGGAGCTGTCGCCGCGCGAACTGGCAGTGACGTTCACGGATCGGGAGCGCTACTTCGTCTCGGAATCTTCAGTCTATCGGGCCCTGAAGGCCCACGATCTGATCACCAGCCCGGCCTTTATCGTGCTCAAGGCGGCAAACGAGTTCAAAGACAAGACCACTGCGATCAACCAGCTTTGGCAAACCGACTTCACCTATCTCAAAGTGCTTGGCTGGGGCTGGTTCTATCTCAGCACAATCCTGGACGACTACAGCCGCTACATCATCTCGTGGAAACTCTGCACGAACATGCGGGCAGAGGACGTGACGGACACCCTGGATTTGGCGCTACAAGCATCAGGGTGCGATCAGGTTCACGTCATCCACAAACCCCGCCTCCTCAGCGACAACGGGTCCAGTTACGTCTCTGGCGATCTGGCTGAATGGCTGCAGGACAAAGGCATGAAGCATTCTCGGGGCGCACCATATCATCCCCAGACACAGGGCAAGATCGAGAGGTGGCATCAAACCCTGAAGAACCGCATCCTATTGGAGAACTACTTCCTTCCGGGAGACCTCGAAACCCAGATCGAAGCCTTCGTCGATCACTACAATCACAAGCGCTACCACGAGAGCCTGAACAACGTCACACCCGCCGACGTCTACTTCGGGCGTGACAAAGCCATTCTAAGACAACGGGAAAGGATCAAACGAAAGACGCTCGAAGCGCGGCGCTTGCATCACAGACAGCGCGCCGCATAA
- a CDS encoding response regulator translates to MSARSDATGPLELPSAGTPYIQELSGNQWQQVSNRRTDQGGTVAVLSNITEIKRISDELKTAKDAAEAAIEAKSAFLATMSHEIRTPLNGIIGMSTLLDGTELNEEQRDFSETIATAADTLLTIISDILDFSKVEAGALELERTPMDLVETIESSVELVASKSGEKGIELACRINPDVPTALFGDPVRLKQILMNLLNNAVKFTEIGEVVLTVSTMMPDASDKPGETTLLTFSVRDTGIGIPADRMDRLFKSFSQVDASTTRRYGGTGLGLVITKRLVELMGGEITVESTAGEGTIFSFTLPGEVARIPDRTSRDAQLKAIAGKRILIVDDNRTNRLILSEKFRAWELLPRASESPEGALEIIKGGEHFDAIIVDYKMPNMNGFEFTAAVRNHLGRACPPMILFSSISPLETHFRDGVAKMDYAASLTKPAKSGQLLNALVKTLAPDLVPEVLQTESSPEADLGPSHDLRVLLVDDNSINQKVGSKILKRLGYDPVVVSSGEEAIETCQSDNFDIVVRRQGFGNQELLKQVKSLARLVDVIMRRAVCDASAALRASFV, encoded by the coding sequence TTGAGCGCCAGATCGGACGCCACCGGTCCGCTGGAACTCCCTTCCGCTGGAACTCCCTACATCCAGGAACTGTCTGGCAATCAATGGCAGCAGGTCAGCAATCGTCGAACCGATCAGGGCGGAACAGTTGCCGTCCTGTCGAATATAACCGAGATCAAACGCATCTCAGATGAACTTAAGACCGCCAAGGACGCGGCAGAGGCGGCCATTGAAGCAAAAAGCGCATTCCTGGCTACGATGAGCCATGAAATCCGGACGCCACTGAACGGCATCATCGGGATGAGCACACTGTTAGACGGCACCGAACTCAATGAAGAACAGCGCGACTTTAGTGAAACTATCGCAACGGCGGCTGACACCCTGCTGACCATAATCAGCGACATTCTGGATTTTTCGAAAGTCGAGGCAGGAGCGTTGGAGCTTGAACGCACGCCGATGGATCTGGTTGAGACAATTGAATCTTCGGTAGAGCTGGTAGCCTCCAAGTCGGGGGAAAAGGGCATCGAACTTGCTTGCCGCATTAATCCTGATGTCCCTACGGCGCTTTTCGGAGATCCGGTAAGGCTGAAACAGATCCTGATGAACCTTCTGAATAATGCGGTGAAGTTCACTGAAATTGGCGAAGTCGTTCTGACGGTATCGACAATGATGCCCGATGCGTCCGACAAGCCAGGCGAAACAACGCTTCTGACGTTTTCGGTTCGCGACACCGGTATTGGAATTCCTGCCGATCGCATGGACCGGCTGTTCAAGTCTTTCAGCCAAGTCGATGCGTCGACGACCCGTCGTTATGGCGGCACAGGTTTGGGATTGGTGATCACCAAACGGTTGGTCGAGTTGATGGGTGGAGAAATCACCGTGGAAAGCACGGCGGGGGAAGGCACTATCTTTTCGTTCACTCTGCCAGGCGAAGTGGCACGCATTCCAGATCGAACGAGCCGCGATGCACAATTGAAAGCTATCGCCGGCAAGCGCATCCTGATCGTTGATGATAACCGCACCAATCGCTTGATCTTGAGTGAGAAATTTCGTGCTTGGGAATTGTTGCCGCGCGCAAGCGAAAGCCCGGAAGGCGCGTTGGAGATCATCAAGGGCGGCGAACATTTTGACGCCATCATCGTCGACTACAAGATGCCAAATATGAACGGGTTCGAATTCACAGCCGCCGTTCGAAATCATCTGGGCAGGGCGTGTCCGCCGATGATCTTGTTCAGTTCGATTTCTCCGCTGGAAACCCATTTCCGCGATGGTGTGGCAAAGATGGATTATGCCGCCTCTCTGACAAAGCCTGCAAAATCGGGGCAACTTTTGAATGCACTGGTCAAGACGCTGGCTCCGGATTTGGTTCCAGAAGTCTTGCAGACCGAAAGTAGTCCGGAAGCCGATTTGGGCCCCAGCCATGATTTGCGCGTCTTGTTGGTGGATGACAATTCAATCAACCAAAAAGTCGGCAGTAAGATACTTAAACGCCTGGGTTATGACCCTGTCGTAGTCAGCTCGGGCGAAGAGGCCATTGAGACCTGCCAAAGCGATAATTTCGACATTGTTGTCCGTCGTCAGGGTTTTGGGAACCAAGAGTTGCTTAAACAAGTAAAGAGTTTGGCTCGTCTGGTTGATGTTATTATGCGGCGCGCTGTCTGTGATGCAAGCGCCGCGCTTCGAGCGTCTTTCGTTTGA
- a CDS encoding choline dehydrogenase, with product MAVLRHFYGRYDRLRRKLYWPGWWRRRREAGTTRSHHQRWPCPLDRLPIRGRLPVTNSYDYVIVGAGTAGCVLAHRLSEGGQYSVLLLEHGGDDRNWIIQMPAGLRSAFKPTSKFNYWFKTTPQKHLNNRLIDQPRGKALGGSSSINGMTFLRGNPRDYDDWADLEGCAGWSYADCLPYFKLFERRDGPANEYRNDAGMVGVKAQDELNPLNAAFLEAGQQAGHDLTEDVNGFSQEGVSRFEMSVEGGYRSTSARAYLHSQPKRKNLTVMTGVKVLRVLLEGDRAIGVEYAKGRATRKVKSNREVILSAGAFGTPQLLMLSGIGPEAHLKQHALPVLFNAPMVGENLHDHLEAHVQVETDHPVYLNKYLKPHLMVWAGMQWFGWKGGVAAVNQCHVGAFLRSTPETTHPDIQFHFFPILFGPNWIPDPAKNGYRLGAGPMRPESRGTVRLASSDPNDAPIIDPNYLATDNDRFVMREGLKLGRDLLAQEAFKKYHRREDLPGEHVKTDADWDEFIREDASSAYHPCSTARMGPDGDERAVVDLDLKFRGVDGLRVVDASVIPAVLSANINACVFMIAEKAADKILGNDPLSRDVVPYHRAV from the coding sequence ATGGCAGTACTCCGGCACTTTTATGGAAGGTATGACCGTCTGCGTCGAAAGCTATATTGGCCCGGTTGGTGGCGACGAAGGCGTGAAGCTGGAACAACCCGTTCTCATCACCAAAGATGGCCCTGTCCCCTTGACCGACTGCCCATTCGAGGACGATTACCTGTGACCAACTCCTATGACTACGTGATCGTTGGCGCCGGAACGGCGGGGTGTGTGCTTGCACATCGCCTCAGCGAAGGTGGGCAGTATTCGGTTCTGCTGCTTGAACACGGTGGCGATGATCGCAACTGGATCATCCAGATGCCAGCGGGTCTGCGCTCGGCATTCAAACCGACCAGCAAGTTTAACTATTGGTTCAAAACGACTCCTCAGAAGCATCTGAATAATCGCCTGATTGATCAGCCGCGCGGCAAGGCGCTTGGTGGCTCGTCATCGATCAACGGCATGACGTTCCTGCGCGGAAATCCCCGCGACTATGATGACTGGGCCGATTTGGAAGGTTGCGCCGGTTGGTCTTACGCGGATTGCCTGCCTTACTTCAAATTGTTCGAGCGTCGTGATGGCCCGGCAAATGAATATCGCAACGACGCCGGAATGGTTGGCGTCAAGGCTCAGGACGAGTTGAACCCCCTGAACGCGGCCTTCCTCGAAGCAGGTCAACAAGCAGGCCATGACTTGACCGAAGACGTCAACGGGTTCAGCCAAGAAGGTGTGAGCCGTTTTGAGATGTCGGTCGAGGGCGGCTATCGCAGCACCTCTGCGCGCGCTTACCTGCATTCTCAGCCGAAGCGCAAAAATCTGACCGTCATGACCGGCGTCAAAGTTCTGCGTGTTCTTCTTGAAGGCGATCGCGCGATAGGTGTGGAATATGCCAAAGGGCGCGCAACCCGCAAAGTCAAATCCAACCGAGAAGTTATTCTCTCTGCCGGAGCCTTCGGTACACCCCAATTGCTAATGCTCTCGGGCATCGGACCAGAGGCGCATTTGAAACAACATGCACTCCCGGTGTTGTTCAATGCGCCGATGGTTGGCGAAAATCTGCATGACCACCTCGAAGCGCATGTGCAGGTCGAAACCGATCACCCCGTTTACCTCAATAAATACCTCAAGCCTCATCTGATGGTCTGGGCTGGCATGCAATGGTTTGGCTGGAAGGGCGGCGTCGCGGCCGTCAATCAATGCCATGTTGGTGCGTTCCTTCGGTCGACGCCGGAAACAACGCATCCGGACATACAGTTCCACTTCTTTCCGATCCTGTTCGGCCCCAACTGGATTCCTGATCCGGCCAAAAACGGCTATCGCCTTGGCGCAGGCCCAATGCGGCCGGAAAGCCGGGGTACTGTTCGGCTGGCTTCGTCCGATCCTAATGACGCGCCCATTATCGATCCAAACTATCTGGCAACTGACAACGACCGGTTTGTGATGCGGGAAGGGTTGAAGCTGGGGCGTGACCTGTTGGCCCAGGAGGCTTTTAAAAAGTATCACCGGCGTGAAGACTTGCCCGGCGAACACGTCAAAACCGACGCAGACTGGGATGAATTTATCCGCGAAGACGCCTCGTCGGCCTATCACCCCTGCAGCACGGCGCGGATGGGTCCCGACGGGGACGAACGCGCGGTGGTTGATCTGGACCTGAAATTCCGCGGCGTCGACGGGCTGCGCGTCGTGGATGCGTCGGTGATCCCTGCGGTCCTAAGTGCAAACATCAACGCCTGCGTCTTCATGATTGCCGAAAAAGCCGCTGACAAAATTCTGGGGAATGATCCCCTGTCGCGCGACGTGGTGCCATACCACCGTGCCGTCTGA
- a CDS encoding DUF861 domain-containing protein: protein MRLTDRLLDAEQFKRRKATEDTKRKIAGWEIWECADPTFSHNYDRTVTMYVHEGAADLKFSDGTTVDLQSGDTLTVQAGASADWTISKPIKNSYAYHDTFNSAANRAAQVRWDEK from the coding sequence ATGAGACTCACCGATCGTCTTTTGGACGCAGAACAGTTCAAACGCCGCAAGGCCACCGAGGATACGAAGCGCAAGATTGCGGGCTGGGAGATCTGGGAATGTGCGGATCCGACCTTCAGCCACAACTACGACCGCACGGTTACGATGTATGTGCACGAGGGCGCTGCAGACTTGAAGTTCTCGGATGGCACGACTGTTGATCTTCAAAGCGGCGACACGCTGACTGTCCAGGCAGGCGCCAGCGCCGACTGGACAATCTCCAAACCCATCAAAAACAGTTACGCCTATCACGACACCTTCAACTCCGCCGCTAATCGGGCCGCGCAAGTCAGATGGGACGAAAAATAA